In a genomic window of Glycine max cultivar Williams 82 chromosome 13, Glycine_max_v4.0, whole genome shotgun sequence:
- the LOC100813109 gene encoding AAA-ATPase At5g57480, with protein MNEYWTSLASLLGVFAFCQTILQAVFPPELRFASVKLFYRIFHCFSSYCYFDITEIDGVNTNELYNAVQLYLSSSVSITGNRLSLTRAVNSSGFTFGLANNDSIVDTFNGVNVLWEHVVTQRQAQTFSWRPLPDEKRGFTLRIKKKDKSFILNSYLDYIMERASDIRRNNQDRLLYTNSRGGSLDSRGHPWESVPFKHPSTFDTLAMDPHKKKEIMEDLLDFANGQSFYHKTGRAWKRGYLLYGPPGTGKSSMIAAMANFLGYDIYDLELTEVHNNSELRKLLMKTSSKSIIVIEDIDCSINLTGRKNNNGSVSVSASRSYYDSEIRAGGGCGEEGGNNITLSGLLNFTDGLWSCCGSERIFVFTTNHIEKLDPALLRSGRMDMHIFMSYCSFPALKILLKNYLGCEACELEESILKQLEEVVDVARMTPADISEVLIKNRRKKEKAVEELFETLKLRAEMNEKSGVLRGKNVVEEEEEEEEQEKRALDSESPKQESEIEDNCKEEEEEKKIK; from the coding sequence ATGAATGAATACTGGACCTCGTTGGCGTCACTTCTGGGTGTGTTTGCCTTCTGCCAAACCATCCTCCAAGCAGTGTTCCCACCGGAGCTCCGCTTCGCTTCCGTGAAGCTCTTCTACCGTATCTTCCACTGCTTCTCCTCCTACTGCTACTTCGACATAACGGAGATCGACGGCGTCAACACCAACGAGCTCTACAACGCCGTCCAGCTCTACCTGAGCTCCTCCGTCTCCATCACCGGTAACCGCCTCAGCCTCACACGCGCCGTCAACTCCTCGGGCTTCACCTTCGGGCTGGCCAACAATGACAGCATCGTCGACACCTTCAATGGCGTGAACGTGCTGTGGGAGCACGTGGTGACGCAGCGGCAGGCCCAGACCTTCTCGTGGCGCCCACTCCCCGACGAGAAGCGTGGCTTCACGCTCCGgatcaagaagaaggacaagTCCTTCATCCTAAACTCCTACCTGGATTACATTATGGAGAGAGCCAGCGACATTCGGAGGAACAATCAGGATCGGCTCCTCTACACGAATTCCAGGGGTGGCTCCCTGGACTCCCGGGGCCACCCTTGGGAATCTGTGCCCTTCAAGCACCCCAGCACCTTTGACACATTGGCTATGGACCCTCACAAGAAGAAAGAAATCATGGAGGATCTTCTGGACTTCGCCAATGGACAATCTTTTTACCATAAAACCGGTAGGGCTTGGAAGAGAGGCTACCTTCTATATGGCCCTCCAGGTACTGGCAAGTCAAGCATGATCGCCGCCATGGCCAATTTTCTCGGTTATGATATTTACGATCTTGAGCTCACTGAGGTGCATAACAACTCTGAACTCAGGAAGCTTCTCATGAAAACCAGCTCCAAGTCGATAATAGTCATTGAAGATATTGATTGCTCCATCAACCTCACCGGTAGAAAGAACAATAACGGTTCTGTTTCTGTTTCTGCTTCGAGGAGTTACTATGATTCCGAGATACGAGCAGGTGGTGGTTGTGGTGAGGAGGGTGGGAATAATATTACTCTGTCTGGGTTGCTGAATTTTACTGATGGCTTGTGGTCTTGTTGTGGAAGTGAGAGGATTTTTGTGTTTACCACCAACCACATTGAGAAGCTTGACCCGGCTCTGCTGCGGAGTGGGAGAATGGATATGCATATTTTCATGAGTTACTGTTCGTTCCCGGCGCTGAAGATTCTGCTGAAGAATTACTTGGGGTGTGAAGCGTGTGAGCTTGAGGAATCGATTTTGAAGCAGCTGGAGGAGGTTGTCGACGTGGCGCGGATGACTCCGGCCGATATCAGCGAGGTCTTGATCAAGAACAGACGCAAGAAGGAGAAGGCGGTGGAGGAGTTGTTTGAGACGTTGAAGCTGAGAGCGGAGATGAATGAGAAGAGTGGTGTTTTGAGGGGAAAAAATGTGGttgaagaggaggaagaagaggaagagcaaGAGAAGAGGGCTTTGGACAGTGAGAGTCCTAAGCAGGAGTCAGAGATTGAGGACAATTgcaaggaggaggaggaagaaaagAAGATCAAGTGA